A single Chryseobacterium sp. DNA region contains:
- a CDS encoding response regulator transcription factor has product MIKVAITDDHPLLLEGLKNILGNSDTIDVVACFKSVSEMNAGLAKHAVDILLLDINLADINSIELIKPLKKKYGDLQIIMLSVHNELPVINSTLSEGALGYIQKNASVSEILEGINTVYAGNRFLCSQTKSVLEKKSSDGLHQVPKLTRREKEILAEAAKGFTTNQMAEKLFISPHTVESHRKNLIEKFQTSNLSSAIKLAIEYGLIIE; this is encoded by the coding sequence ATGATAAAAGTAGCCATAACAGATGATCATCCGCTTCTATTGGAAGGACTGAAAAATATTTTAGGAAATAGCGATACGATAGATGTAGTAGCGTGTTTCAAAAGCGTTTCAGAAATGAATGCAGGCCTGGCAAAACACGCTGTTGATATTTTGTTGCTGGACATCAATCTGGCAGATATCAACAGCATCGAACTTATAAAACCTTTAAAGAAAAAGTATGGGGACCTCCAGATCATCATGTTGAGCGTTCACAACGAACTGCCGGTGATTAATAGTACTTTGTCTGAAGGGGCGTTGGGATACATTCAAAAAAATGCTTCAGTTTCCGAAATTCTGGAAGGGATCAATACCGTATATGCCGGTAACCGGTTTTTATGCTCACAAACCAAGTCTGTTTTGGAGAAGAAATCATCAGATGGGTTACATCAGGTGCCAAAATTAACACGAAGAGAAAAGGAAATTTTAGCCGAGGCAGCGAAAGGATTTACCACCAATCAAATGGCCGAAAAACTTTTTATCAGCCCGCACACCGTAGAAAGCCACCGGAAAAATCTTATTGAAAAATTTCAGACTTCTAATCTTAGTTCAGCCATTAAACTGGCCATAGAATACGGTTTGATTATCGAATAA
- a CDS encoding RHS repeat-associated core domain-containing protein codes for MEVNTYYPFGLLHNYTATTQNAYQYKYNGKELQETGMYDYGARFYMPDIGRWGVVDPLAEKYQPMSTYHISGNNPIFYVDSNGMNYDDYGVDDNGNVSLIQKTDDNFDRLYKAKSDSNGNAVKDENGNAQKATEGVGKENQDYVKVDKSSPSDGTLISQLSGKDGNGLSHGTTTNSVDVRRVFQFAADNSRVEWTIGGFRTEKDDTFLVGTSHKLNRVTAPWNFGAEGLTYDNLFYAGHTHPFTRKAQEHDNYISKDGIYNFIYYTGAGSNMRENYFVPYWLEKDPKTGINRATTKSNAGQIKLPNLIPVAR; via the coding sequence GTGGAAGTGAATACTTATTATCCTTTTGGGTTATTGCATAATTATACAGCTACCACTCAGAATGCGTATCAGTATAAGTACAATGGAAAGGAGTTGCAGGAGACTGGGATGTATGACTATGGAGCGAGGTTTTATATGCCGGATATTGGGAGATGGGGTGTGGTAGATCCATTGGCGGAGAAATATCAACCAATGTCTACTTATCATATATCTGGGAATAACCCTATTTTCTACGTAGATTCTAATGGAATGAATTATGACGATTATGGTGTTGATGATAATGGAAATGTTAGCTTAATTCAAAAGACAGATGATAATTTTGATAGACTTTACAAAGCTAAAAGTGATTCCAATGGAAATGCCGTAAAAGATGAAAACGGCAATGCACAAAAAGCAACAGAAGGAGTAGGAAAAGAAAACCAAGATTATGTGAAAGTAGATAAAAGTAGTCCTTCTGACGGAACCCTTATCAGCCAGCTTTCGGGTAAAGATGGTAATGGTTTGAGTCACGGTACAACAACAAATTCTGTAGATGTAAGAAGAGTTTTTCAATTTGCAGCGGACAACAGTCGTGTAGAGTGGACAATAGGAGGATTTAGAACAGAAAAAGATGACACATTTTTAGTCGGAACTTCACACAAACTAAATCGGGTAACCGCGCCTTGGAATTTTGGAGCAGAAGGTCTTACATATGATAATCTTTTCTATGCGGGGCATACTCACCCTTTCACAAGAAAAGCTCAAGAACATGATAATTACATATCTAAAGATGGGATTTATAACTTTATATACTATACAGGAGCAGGAAGTAATATGAGAGAAAATTATTTTGTTCCATATTGGTTAGAAAAAGATCCAAAAACCGGAATAAATAGAGCTACAACAAAATCCAATGCAGGACAAATAAAATTACCTAACTTAATTCCAGTTGCACGATGA
- a CDS encoding alpha/beta hydrolase gives MNTLTLKDGTEIYYKDWGKGQPVFFHHGWPLSSDDWDAQMFFFLEQGYRVIAHDRRGHGRSEQTPYGHDMDTYASDVAEIVTALDLKDVIHVGHSTGGGEVIRYVAKHGNGRVAKAVLVSAVTPIMVQNENNPNGVPMSVFDDIRNNTAKHRQQFFIDLTFPFYGYNREGAKVSEGIQRNWWRQGMSGSIKAHYDCVKAFSETDFTEDLKSVDVPVLVMHGEDDQIVPFETTGKVAASLLKNGKLISYPGFPHGMPTTEAETINRDLLAFFQS, from the coding sequence ATGAACACACTTACATTAAAAGACGGAACAGAAATTTACTACAAAGATTGGGGAAAAGGACAGCCCGTATTTTTTCATCACGGGTGGCCATTATCCAGTGATGACTGGGATGCGCAGATGTTTTTCTTCTTAGAACAAGGTTATAGAGTGATCGCCCACGACAGGAGAGGCCACGGAAGATCAGAACAGACCCCTTATGGACATGATATGGATACGTATGCTTCTGATGTTGCAGAAATTGTTACAGCGTTGGATTTAAAAGATGTTATCCATGTGGGACACTCTACAGGAGGTGGCGAAGTGATCAGATATGTTGCCAAACATGGAAACGGAAGGGTCGCAAAAGCTGTTTTGGTAAGTGCAGTAACGCCGATCATGGTTCAGAATGAGAATAACCCAAATGGGGTTCCCATGTCTGTTTTTGATGATATCCGCAACAACACCGCCAAGCACAGACAACAGTTCTTTATTGATCTTACCTTCCCTTTTTATGGGTATAACAGAGAAGGTGCCAAGGTTTCTGAAGGAATCCAGAGAAACTGGTGGAGACAAGGAATGAGTGGCTCTATCAAAGCCCATTATGACTGTGTTAAAGCATTCTCTGAAACGGATTTTACTGAGGATCTTAAAAGTGTAGACGTTCCTGTGTTGGTCATGCATGGTGAGGATGATCAGATTGTTCCTTTTGAAACGACCGGTAAAGTAGCTGCTAGCCTTCTTAAAAACGGGAAACTGATCTCTTATCCTGGTTTTCCACATGGGATGCCTACTACAGAAGCTGAAACGATCAACAGAGATCTATTGGCTTTTTTCCAGTCATAA
- a CDS encoding transposase codes for MGKSKYSLSFKKNCVEKIKENRSIRSLSKELGIGASILDSWVRFYKCYGELLKRK; via the coding sequence ATGGGAAAATCAAAATACAGTTTAAGTTTTAAAAAAAACTGTGTAGAAAAAATCAAAGAAAATCGTTCAATAAGATCTTTATCCAAAGAATTAGGTATAGGAGCCAGTATACTTGATAGTTGGGTGAGGTTTTATAAATGTTATGGTGAGCTCTTAAAAAGAAAATGA
- a CDS encoding ATP-binding protein, protein MLICSFFAQAQDVVSQLEKDYNNASNKTIEQLDIAPKYAKALFLHNLKSKSYQILETSIPIAAKQTDGKYATILYAVQAMNYRLDNKGTEALKSLDMARVYSLKTNSNEAKGYFQYAKGWILIRNNKTTDAVAAYLKAIDYYENSPTTSTLYGRFATVVKELSTIYSNLNEYQLEEKYSKQFLLLASRQNDPNLIFDAYMRMGYVYEQKYAQNPSDIELRNKAEQYYLQAIKTFNKNKEAMLNRSSLSYAAINLANLYTGFDRDKAMQYAQLANSVSLETGDAIHIASSFGILAELAMQDKNYDLAKSYFLKASMEIGKSPVRDHNIELSILESLSRISEEQGDYKEALTYYKGYVDKYKSVYDQEKLDITKRLESQFEKERQEQKYIKLQLESDKKAQEIRLINILRAQREQVYNNLKLVEENQRERLKFSELESEKKEQQLRLAKLETAQKNNDISNYKKLLTFKEKINTYYIIFIFIFIVLITLLLYAYKQRAKSMKQRDELHALAMEKEKQNSKISTLTALLEGQEQERGRLARDLHDGLGGLLSGTKLQLSSLEPHKSESIEKEISKSITQIDGAVEELRRVAHNLMPDLLMKYGLEVAIQEFATRMSNSALDIHTEFISYTNSISEEKQLILYRIIQELVNNAIKHADTSEIIIQISEEENVLNLTVEDNGKGFDPTSLDVRKTAGFHNIESRVQFLKGTMNITSELNIGTSIELQIPIHYT, encoded by the coding sequence TTGCTTATTTGTTCTTTTTTTGCTCAGGCACAAGATGTTGTAAGCCAATTAGAGAAGGACTATAACAATGCTTCAAACAAAACCATAGAGCAGTTAGATATAGCTCCAAAATACGCGAAAGCATTATTTTTACATAACTTAAAATCAAAATCCTACCAGATTTTGGAAACCAGTATTCCTATCGCAGCCAAACAAACGGATGGGAAATACGCCACCATTTTGTATGCTGTCCAGGCTATGAATTATCGACTTGACAATAAAGGAACTGAAGCTTTAAAAAGTCTTGACATGGCAAGGGTATATAGCTTAAAAACGAATAGTAACGAGGCTAAAGGTTACTTTCAATATGCAAAGGGCTGGATTCTGATACGTAATAATAAAACAACCGATGCCGTTGCCGCTTATCTGAAAGCGATTGACTACTATGAAAATTCACCAACGACTTCTACGCTGTACGGAAGGTTTGCTACCGTAGTTAAAGAATTGTCCACTATTTATTCTAATCTCAACGAATACCAGCTGGAAGAAAAATACAGTAAGCAGTTTTTGTTGCTGGCATCCAGACAAAATGACCCTAATCTTATCTTTGATGCCTATATGCGAATGGGCTACGTATACGAACAAAAATACGCGCAAAATCCATCGGATATAGAGTTGAGAAATAAAGCAGAGCAGTATTATTTGCAGGCTATTAAGACTTTCAACAAAAATAAAGAGGCTATGCTCAACAGGAGCAGTCTTTCCTATGCAGCCATCAATTTAGCCAATTTGTATACTGGTTTTGATAGAGATAAGGCGATGCAATATGCTCAATTAGCCAATAGTGTGAGCCTGGAAACCGGTGATGCCATTCATATCGCTTCTTCATTTGGGATTTTGGCAGAGCTAGCCATGCAAGATAAAAATTATGATTTAGCGAAGTCTTACTTTCTAAAAGCCTCCATGGAAATTGGAAAAAGCCCGGTTAGAGATCATAATATAGAATTATCTATTCTTGAATCTTTATCCCGAATTAGCGAAGAGCAAGGCGATTACAAAGAAGCGCTAACCTATTATAAAGGGTATGTTGATAAATACAAAAGTGTTTACGATCAGGAAAAACTGGATATTACCAAAAGATTAGAATCGCAGTTTGAGAAAGAACGGCAGGAACAGAAGTACATAAAACTGCAGCTGGAAAGTGATAAAAAAGCACAAGAAATCAGGTTGATAAACATACTGCGGGCACAACGCGAACAGGTTTACAACAATTTAAAATTGGTAGAAGAAAATCAACGGGAACGACTGAAATTTTCAGAACTTGAATCAGAGAAAAAAGAACAGCAGCTTCGTTTGGCAAAGTTAGAAACCGCACAAAAGAACAATGATATCAGCAACTATAAAAAGCTGTTGACATTCAAGGAAAAGATCAATACCTACTACATTATTTTTATTTTCATTTTCATCGTTTTGATCACCTTATTGCTGTATGCTTATAAGCAACGTGCAAAGTCGATGAAGCAAAGAGACGAATTGCATGCCTTAGCCATGGAAAAAGAGAAACAAAATTCAAAAATATCTACGCTTACGGCATTGTTGGAAGGGCAGGAGCAGGAGCGCGGCCGTTTAGCCCGGGATCTTCATGATGGATTGGGAGGCTTGCTTTCAGGAACTAAACTTCAGTTGTCTTCTTTAGAGCCTCATAAATCTGAAAGCATAGAAAAAGAAATTTCAAAATCGATTACCCAGATTGATGGTGCTGTAGAAGAACTGAGACGGGTAGCGCATAATTTAATGCCCGATTTATTAATGAAATACGGGTTGGAAGTTGCTATTCAGGAGTTTGCTACCCGAATGTCCAATAGCGCACTAGATATTCATACCGAATTTATCAGTTACACGAATTCCATATCAGAAGAAAAGCAATTGATCCTGTACAGAATCATTCAGGAATTGGTCAATAATGCCATAAAGCATGCCGATACTTCCGAAATTATCATTCAGATAAGTGAAGAAGAAAATGTATTAAATCTTACAGTGGAAGACAACGGCAAAGGTTTTGACCCAACAAGCTTAGACGTAAGAAAAACAGCAGGTTTTCATAATATAGAATCAAGAGTCCAGTTTTTAAAAGGAACGATGAACATTACTTCCGAATTGAATATTGGGACCAGTATAGAACTTCAAATTCCTATTCATTACACATGA
- a CDS encoding M20/M25/M40 family metallo-hydrolase, producing MKRITTFLCASLMIQSIAAQSFIQAYKNRADMVTQANITANLQEFGNLGIKTTGSQANTNTLNWIKNKYTSYGYSASQIVESPFTYGSATSKNLIITKTGTLYPNKYVIICGHFDTIYGPGVNDNGSGTSIILEAARILKDIPTEYSIKFIHFSGEEQGLIGSSHYVNNVVYQGGVRKLDIKLVFNLDQVGGVKGNNNNTIYCDEDQGGVSSNNAASAAVTQQLRNCTALYSPLQTAVDPAEDTDYIPFERKGEVITGFFERIRSSYPHTSKDTFDNMDPIYVYNIAKATVGALQHFATASVTAAATKTAPASFPEAVKIYPNPANDVLNIELPSQTTQFSFEMTNATGRSFLKTTNETKINVSKLEKGVYIGIVKTGDQTVVKNILIDR from the coding sequence ATGAAAAGAATCACAACATTTTTGTGTGCATCTCTGATGATCCAGAGTATTGCAGCGCAAAGTTTTATCCAGGCTTACAAGAACAGAGCGGATATGGTAACCCAGGCTAATATTACCGCCAACCTTCAGGAGTTTGGTAATCTGGGAATAAAAACTACCGGTTCACAGGCAAATACCAACACGCTCAACTGGATTAAAAACAAGTATACTTCCTATGGATATTCTGCAAGCCAAATCGTCGAAAGCCCCTTTACCTATGGCTCAGCTACTTCTAAAAACCTGATTATCACCAAAACAGGTACTCTTTATCCTAATAAATATGTAATTATCTGCGGGCATTTTGATACCATTTACGGGCCTGGTGTGAATGATAACGGCAGCGGTACTTCTATTATTTTGGAAGCAGCCAGAATATTGAAAGATATCCCTACAGAATACTCCATCAAATTCATCCATTTCTCAGGAGAAGAACAGGGGCTGATCGGAAGCAGCCATTATGTGAATAATGTAGTCTACCAGGGAGGTGTCCGAAAACTGGATATTAAACTGGTCTTCAATCTGGACCAGGTAGGCGGTGTAAAAGGAAATAACAACAATACCATTTATTGCGATGAGGATCAGGGTGGTGTTTCTTCCAATAACGCGGCTTCCGCAGCAGTGACCCAGCAGCTTAGAAACTGTACGGCACTCTACTCTCCTCTTCAGACTGCCGTGGATCCTGCCGAAGATACAGACTATATTCCATTTGAACGTAAAGGTGAAGTGATCACCGGATTTTTCGAAAGGATAAGAAGCAGCTATCCCCATACCTCTAAGGATACCTTTGATAATATGGACCCTATATATGTGTACAATATAGCAAAAGCAACCGTGGGAGCTTTACAGCATTTTGCAACCGCTTCTGTAACAGCAGCAGCAACTAAAACCGCCCCCGCAAGCTTCCCGGAAGCTGTAAAAATCTACCCTAACCCTGCCAACGACGTCCTAAATATTGAACTGCCATCCCAAACAACCCAGTTCAGCTTTGAAATGACCAATGCCACCGGAAGATCATTCCTTAAAACAACCAATGAAACAAAAATCAATGTTTCTAAACTGGAAAAAGGAGTATATATCGGTATTGTAAAGACAGGCGATCAAACCGTTGTGAAGAATATTCTGATTGACAGATAA
- the rplT gene encoding 50S ribosomal protein L20, producing MPRSVNAVASRARRKKIFKQAKGFFGRRKNVWTVAKNAVEKAMQYAYRGRKEKKRNFRALWITRINAGTREHGMSYSQFMGALKKNNIELNRKVLADLAMNHPEAFKAVVDQVK from the coding sequence ATGCCAAGATCAGTAAATGCGGTAGCTTCAAGAGCTCGCAGAAAGAAAATTTTTAAGCAAGCTAAAGGTTTTTTCGGTAGAAGAAAGAACGTGTGGACTGTAGCTAAAAACGCGGTAGAAAAAGCAATGCAATATGCTTACCGTGGTAGAAAAGAGAAAAAGAGAAACTTCAGAGCCCTTTGGATCACTCGTATCAACGCAGGTACTAGAGAGCACGGAATGTCTTACTCTCAATTTATGGGAGCTCTTAAAAAGAACAACATCGAGCTTAACAGAAAAGTTTTAGCAGATTTAGCAATGAATCACCCTGAAGCTTTCAAAGCTGTTGTAGATCAAGTAAAATAA
- a CDS encoding tetratricopeptide repeat protein → MAHRIYLYNYDQKTNQSFDTYLGEWNYEIPLLLYPLIAEDIKVEGVEFFSNKEQGIIHLRYFFNLLADTYQLHYKKAYYEPVNTMFEFLEALPYDSFVLNATDVFNMNEEKHKVQAKEWLVEIQQKSKLYKKAVQTQNLSLLDSLFSQTGYSSFLDILQTDWIIYGLGYFEELAYKKVASSTFEVNGKLGLKDAKGAVLAPAMYDDIFEADYNYGISVVQKDALFGYLQSDGKELVPPVYEEAFDVFDFALEPLGEVKVNGKSGILKVYSNTWLVPADYDTIERVAYGFLGVEKDGKFGVYNDENGIIIPVESESPYEYDYFPELFFTKQKGTGKRRYYTKEGNYLGNFLEGSIVKTSVCYWIKPNKFDKKGRLIDEKGQLIIDEADQLILLDNFETLAVRKDKNWKIYHTLQHQFLLENEHITKVKGESNIGYKNNVFTLETQNGSGLFDADNDHWLIAPQSEIKQIHYLDNGFLSVQKKESYQLFDFENGLSDELYDYISNPLNYRMEEGLLFLYQGENMLRMNEDKSIHRVEIREYGSIYLDRYSFRGKDLEYFVSFYNRWKNKAGSNSERFMDVETIKRMAFDAKENQNYREAFRLFELSAQRNDIDSWVEMGLLLTDRDIEALFDPKKGIAYYEKAAQHNHPVAWNNIGALYHNGTGYSFNIKKAIRAYEKAAELGDGMALVNLGDLYYFGEHVIQDYDKALDFYQKAEKKYYYNYDKISEIYYQLRDYKNLLVYLKKDYDQSYSGIYYGIIYEHGLGIKADLKKAIKYYEQANAYSTYEYATQRLVYYYGEDPAFKNETKFQKWKSFAEHHGFEID, encoded by the coding sequence ATGGCACACCGTATTTATTTATACAATTACGATCAGAAAACGAATCAATCTTTCGATACCTATTTAGGCGAATGGAACTACGAAATTCCATTATTGCTGTATCCTCTCATTGCAGAAGATATCAAAGTGGAAGGCGTTGAGTTTTTCTCTAATAAAGAACAAGGAATTATTCATCTCCGTTATTTCTTCAATTTACTGGCTGATACCTACCAATTGCATTACAAAAAAGCTTACTACGAGCCTGTCAACACAATGTTTGAGTTTCTGGAAGCATTGCCTTATGATTCCTTCGTACTGAATGCAACAGATGTTTTTAACATGAACGAAGAAAAGCATAAAGTACAGGCAAAGGAATGGCTGGTGGAGATTCAGCAGAAAAGTAAACTGTATAAAAAGGCGGTACAAACTCAAAATCTTTCGTTGTTAGATTCCTTGTTTTCGCAGACAGGTTACTCCTCATTTCTCGATATCTTACAAACCGACTGGATCATTTACGGACTGGGCTATTTTGAGGAACTTGCGTATAAGAAAGTAGCATCTTCAACATTTGAAGTAAACGGAAAATTGGGTCTGAAGGATGCTAAAGGAGCCGTTTTGGCTCCGGCCATGTATGATGATATTTTTGAAGCAGACTATAATTACGGTATATCGGTAGTTCAAAAAGACGCTTTGTTCGGTTACCTGCAAAGTGACGGGAAAGAACTGGTTCCTCCAGTTTATGAAGAAGCGTTCGATGTGTTCGATTTTGCACTGGAACCTTTGGGTGAAGTAAAAGTGAACGGAAAGTCGGGGATTTTAAAAGTTTATTCAAACACCTGGCTGGTTCCTGCGGATTATGACACCATAGAAAGAGTAGCTTATGGATTTTTAGGCGTAGAAAAAGATGGAAAATTTGGAGTGTATAACGATGAAAACGGGATCATTATTCCTGTTGAAAGCGAAAGTCCTTATGAGTATGATTATTTTCCGGAGTTGTTTTTTACCAAACAAAAAGGAACCGGCAAGCGCAGGTATTACACAAAAGAAGGAAACTATCTGGGTAATTTTTTAGAAGGCAGTATCGTCAAGACATCTGTTTGTTATTGGATTAAACCAAATAAATTTGACAAAAAAGGAAGGCTGATAGATGAAAAAGGTCAACTTATAATAGATGAAGCGGATCAACTGATTTTATTAGATAATTTTGAAACACTTGCCGTTCGTAAAGATAAAAACTGGAAGATTTATCACACCTTACAACATCAGTTTTTGTTAGAAAATGAGCACATTACCAAAGTAAAAGGAGAATCTAATATCGGATATAAAAACAATGTCTTTACGCTGGAAACCCAAAACGGATCAGGACTTTTTGATGCAGACAATGATCATTGGTTAATTGCTCCTCAATCTGAAATTAAACAGATTCATTATTTGGATAATGGATTTTTATCGGTTCAAAAAAAAGAAAGTTATCAATTGTTTGATTTCGAAAATGGTTTGTCAGACGAATTGTACGATTATATTTCTAATCCTTTGAATTATAGAATGGAAGAAGGTTTGCTGTTTCTGTACCAGGGTGAAAATATGTTGAGAATGAATGAAGACAAAAGCATTCATCGGGTAGAGATACGTGAGTATGGATCGATTTATCTGGACCGGTATTCATTTCGGGGAAAAGATTTGGAATACTTTGTTTCCTTTTATAATCGTTGGAAAAACAAGGCAGGTAGCAACTCCGAGCGGTTCATGGATGTTGAAACCATTAAAAGGATGGCTTTTGACGCAAAAGAAAATCAAAATTACCGGGAAGCGTTTCGCCTGTTTGAACTGTCTGCTCAAAGAAATGACATCGATAGCTGGGTGGAAATGGGTTTATTACTCACGGATCGTGACATTGAAGCCTTGTTTGATCCAAAGAAAGGCATTGCATATTACGAAAAAGCAGCACAACACAATCATCCGGTAGCCTGGAACAATATCGGTGCTTTGTATCACAACGGCACAGGGTATTCTTTTAATATCAAAAAAGCAATTCGGGCCTACGAAAAAGCAGCTGAGCTTGGTGATGGAATGGCACTGGTCAATTTGGGCGATCTGTATTATTTTGGAGAGCATGTAATACAGGATTACGATAAAGCTTTGGATTTTTATCAAAAGGCCGAGAAAAAATACTACTACAATTACGATAAAATTTCAGAAATCTATTATCAGTTAAGAGATTATAAAAACCTTTTGGTTTACTTAAAGAAGGATTATGATCAGTCTTATTCAGGCATCTATTACGGTATTATCTACGAACATGGTCTGGGTATAAAAGCAGATCTGAAGAAAGCTATTAAGTATTACGAACAGGCTAATGCTTACAGCACTTACGAATATGCTACCCAACGCCTGGTGTATTACTATGGTGAAGATCCGGCATTTAAAAATGAAACGAAATTTCAGAAGTGGAAATCTTTCGCTGAACACCATGGTTTTGAAATAGATTAG
- a CDS encoding M28 family peptidase, whose protein sequence is MKRIAAFLFASVMIQTIGAQSFIQTYQNRANMVTQTNITTNLQEFANLGVKTTGSPANANALNWLKNKYLSYGYAANQMVEDPFTYGSLSSKNLIITKTGTVYPNQYIIICGHFDTINGPGVNDNGSGTSIILEAARILKDVPTEYSIKFIHFSGEEQGLIGSYHYADNVAYQGNTRVLDIKLVLNLDQVGGKNSNVNNTVYCDQDLGGVTTNNPASAVITQELRNCTALYSPLQTAVDPAERSDYIPFEEKGEVITGFFERIESNYPHTSHDTFANTDPVYIYNIGKATVGALQHFAVATTTGSALGTNENKVNVLESVKIYPNPVKDIVSIELPDSNLKNFSFEITDFPGRSLLKTTNETKINVSHLEDGAYLGVLKTADQTVVRKILIKR, encoded by the coding sequence ATGAAAAGAATTGCTGCTTTTTTGTTTGCCTCTGTAATGATACAAACTATTGGAGCTCAAAGTTTTATCCAGACCTACCAGAACAGGGCTAATATGGTCACTCAGACCAATATTACGACCAATCTTCAGGAGTTTGCCAATTTAGGTGTAAAAACCACCGGTTCACCGGCAAATGCGAATGCTTTAAACTGGCTTAAGAATAAATATCTTTCTTACGGATATGCAGCCAATCAGATGGTGGAAGATCCTTTCACTTATGGAAGCCTGTCTTCGAAAAATCTGATCATCACCAAAACCGGAACGGTTTATCCTAATCAGTATATTATTATCTGCGGACATTTTGATACCATTAACGGTCCCGGAGTCAATGATAACGGCAGCGGGACGTCTATCATTCTGGAAGCAGCACGGATATTAAAAGATGTTCCTACGGAATACTCTATAAAATTTATTCACTTTTCCGGAGAAGAACAGGGCCTTATCGGGAGTTATCATTATGCAGATAATGTTGCCTATCAGGGGAATACCCGTGTTTTAGATATTAAACTGGTTCTCAACCTGGACCAGGTAGGCGGAAAGAACAGCAATGTCAATAATACGGTGTACTGCGATCAGGACCTGGGAGGTGTTACTACGAATAATCCTGCTTCAGCAGTGATCACGCAGGAGCTTAGAAACTGTACAGCACTCTACTCTCCTCTTCAGACCGCAGTAGATCCTGCGGAAAGATCTGATTATATCCCTTTTGAAGAAAAAGGGGAAGTCATTACCGGTTTTTTTGAAAGAATTGAGAGCAATTACCCGCATACTTCTCATGATACGTTTGCCAATACAGATCCTGTATACATTTATAATATCGGTAAAGCTACCGTAGGGGCACTACAGCATTTTGCAGTGGCTACCACAACAGGTTCAGCATTGGGAACCAATGAAAATAAAGTGAACGTTCTGGAGTCTGTGAAAATATACCCCAATCCGGTAAAAGATATTGTTAGTATTGAACTTCCCGATTCTAACCTGAAAAACTTCAGTTTTGAAATCACCGATTTTCCGGGCCGCTCTCTACTGAAGACCACAAATGAGACAAAAATCAATGTTTCCCATCTTGAAGACGGAGCCTATCTGGGAGTTTTAAAAACAGCTGACCAGACCGTTGTAAGAAAAATCCTGATTAAAAGATAA
- the rpmI gene encoding 50S ribosomal protein L35 — protein sequence MPKLKTKSGAKKRFALTGSGKIKRKNAFKSHILTKKETKQKRNLTTTSYVAKVDEKSVQRQLAIK from the coding sequence ATGCCAAAATTAAAAACGAAATCAGGTGCTAAGAAACGTTTTGCTCTTACCGGTTCTGGTAAGATCAAAAGAAAAAATGCTTTCAAAAGCCACATCTTAACTAAGAAAGAAACTAAGCAGAAGAGAAATCTTACTACTACTTCTTACGTAGCTAAAGTGGACGAAAAAAGTGTTCAACGTCAATTAGCCATTAAGTAG